GGCTAATGGAAAGAAGAAGAGCGTTCCGACAAACGCTTGAACAGCGGTCAGGAAGAGGGCGGAGAATCGTTGGCTGAGGTAACGCACCGAGATGGCGTACCATGTTCCGCAGACCATCGCGCAAAATTCTAAGAAATTTCCTAAAAGGGGATTGCTCGCGTGTTCACTGCTTTGTGCGCCAAGGCTCAGCCAAACAGCTCCTGCTACGGCTAAAATGGAGCCTACGACGATGCGTTTGCTCAGGTACTCTTTGAGCACAAAACTTGCCGCGATTGCTGTCATGAGTGGCATCATAGAGGTGATCATGCCTGCTTGGGAGGCGGTGGTGAGTTGCAAGGCTTTGGCTTCAAAAATGAAGTAGAGACAAGGTTCAAAAAACGTCAAGAGTAAGATGTACTTCACATCTCTTTTTGTAAATTCAAGTTTGGAAAATTGCTTGATAAAATAGACAAAACAGAGGCTCGCAATTACCATACGACCGAACATTGCGCTCATGGGTCCAAGGATGCCAAGGACGGCTTTGAGGGCAATAAAAGAGCTTGCCCAGGTGAGCATAGCGATAAGTAAAAATACAATGCCTATCAAATCGATGCGTTCTTGCTTCATTCCGTAATCTCTTTATGAAAAATTGTGTGCCATTGTATCTTTTGTTTGCTAAAACGAGTGGTATAGTGTACAATGAAGCCATGGAACTCTTTAACGTACGCAATCTCATTCTTATCATTCTGCTTATCGTTGGCATCAACTATTACAGGAGCACGCAAGAGATCAATGCTCAAAGCCTCTCGTTGCCGCTTGATACCAAAATCCTTGCCTTTGGCGATAGCCTTACCTACGGTTATGGTGTCACGCGTGATAAAAATTACCCAACGGTTTTAGGCGATCTTTTACATGTAAACGTTATCAATGAAGGGGTGAATGGAGAGCTTAGCGAGCAAGGTCTCGCACGACTCGCCTCTGTTTTAGCACGCCACAAGCCTGACATCTTGGTGTTGTGTCATGGAGGGAATGATATTTTACGCAAAAAAGATTTGACGCAAACCCAAAATAATCTTTCTCAAATGGTTAAAATGGCAAAAGAGAAGGGCGTTTATGTTCTTTTAGTGGGCGTGCCGACCTTTGACATCTTAACGTTTAACGTGCCTTCGTTTTACTATGAAGTCGCGAAAGAAAATGGCATCGAGATAGAAGATAGCAGTCTTAAAAAGATCATGGACGGTGAAAATCTCAAATCCGACCAAGTCCATCCCAATGCTGAAGGCTACGAGCTAATGGCGAAAAACATCGCTAAAATACTCAGCGAAGAGTACCACCCATCAGCGAAATCGTTTTAAAATCCCTTTTAAATACTCCTCTGCCAATGTTACGATCTCCTCATCTGTAAGGGTGATCGGCTCGGTTTGAGAGGGGATGTTATTGAGAAGTACCGCCATTTGGGTACAAGTTTTAAACAGCTCTTCAGGACTCATCGAGATCATTACATGTAAAACATCGTTGGGAAGATTTCTGGGTTCAAGTTGGTGCAGGGCGGTAAGATTGGCTAAAAAAGTTTCGATCGTCGGATGCAAAAGTCTTTCCTTATTTTTTGTGTGCAATTATGCCACATTCTTCGTTGATCTTTCCACTTATTCTTTACATGTAAGCATTTTTTGGCTCGCTTAGCGTTACAATCAAAGCTACTCACCTTAAGGGGCTTGGCATGAGCATGCACGATTTAGAGGCGTTTTTGCGCTCCATTCATCCATTTCAACTGCTTTCAAAAGCCGAGATGGCTAAAGCCATTGGTGCGATGAACATTGCCTACTACAAAAAAGAGACCCTGCTTCTCTCACCTTCAAAACCTGCTGAGTTTTTGTACATCATCATCAAAGGTGAAGTGGGCGAGTTTCATGAAGAGGAGCTCCTTAAAGTCTACAGCAAATCCAACTCGTTTGACGCGGACGCGCTCATCTACGCCAAAAGCGAAAACAGTTTTAAAGTGCTCGAAGAGCTCATCTGTTACGAGCTTAAAAAAGAGGATTTTCTCTCTCTTTTGGACTCCAATAAAACGTTTAAAGCCTACTTCATTCAAGACCTTGCCAATAAAATTCAATCTGCCAAAGCCAAAGAGTACACGACAGAGCTTTCAGGCTTTATGATGGCGCGCGTGCAGGACAGCTATTTGCATGAGCCGACTATCGTTGAGAAGGAGTGTTCCATCATGGAAGCACTGCGCCAAATGGAGGCAAAAAAGAGCAGTTGTATCATCGTACGAAGTGGCGAAGGGTACGAGTATGGCATCGTCACCGACAGTGTCGTGCGCCGCCATGTGCTCTTTAACGAATACGATAAACACGCCGCCATCGGTCCCATAGCGCTTCATCCCATCATCACCATCGAGGCGGATGACTACCTTTTTAACGCGCTTCTCTCTTTTACAAAGCACTCCATCAAACGTATTGTTGTGACGCGCGATGGCGAGATTATCGGCATTTTAGAGCAACTCGACCTTCTCAGCTACTTTGCCAATCACACCTATCTGGTCGCTGTTCAGATTCGCAAAGCGACCACGATTGACGAGCTCAAACAAGCCAGCAGTGATCTCATTAGCATCGTGCACAAGTTACATGTAAAAGGCACAAAGGTTGATTATATTGCAAAATTGATCTCGGAAATTAACGAGAAAATCTATGAAAAACTCTACGCGATGATCGTCCCAGAGGAGCTTGCTACCAAAGCATGTTTGATCGTCATGGGCAGTGAAGGGCGCAAAGAACAGCTGCTCAAAACCGACCAAGACAATGCGCTTATCATCGATGATGCCATGGATGAAAGCCTGTACATTCCTTACATGCAACGCTTCACGGCAACGCTCATCGCCTTTGGTTTTCCGCGCTGTGAGGGAAACATCATGGTTTCAAATCCCTATTGGTGTAAGCATAAAAGCGCTTACCATAAGGAGATCGTGCGGTGGTTTGATGCTCCTAGCATGGAAGATGTGATGAACCTTGCGATCTTTTTTGACGCGATTCCTGTGGCGGGAAATGCGTCGATGTTGCGCAGTCTCAAAGCAGAAGTCTTTGAGTACGTCGAAGAGCAGAGTCCTTTTTTAGCCAACTTTGCCAAAGCTGCAACGGCGTTTGAAACGCCCATCGGCATTTTCACCAATTTGATCGCGCAGAACAATAAAATCGATGTCAAAAAAGGGGGCATTTTCCCCATCGTTCAAGGCATCCGAGCTCTCGCGTTGGAGCATAAAATTGAGCCGACCGACACGGTAACGCGCATCAAAAAGCTTGCCAAACTCGACATCATCGACGCCGATTTTGCAGGTGCTCTCATCGAAGCGCTCGATACCCTGCTGAATTTACGCCTCAAAGAGCGCTTGGCACGTGGCGAAGAAAAAGGACTCGATAACTTCGTGAACATCGAAAATCTCAACCAATTAGAGCTAGAACTGCTCAAAGACAGCTTCAAAATCGTCAATAAATTTAAGAAATTTTTGACGCACCATTTTAAACTCTCGATGGTCATCTAAGATGTTGAGCTCTTTTTTTGCCAAACGAAACGCTAAAAAACTCAAAGACGAGCAGTACCGTTTTTTATTTGAAGAAGCGCCCGAAGATGAAGTCGTGGTGTTCGACACCGAAACGACAGGGCTAAGCCCCAAAAACGACGAGATTCTCTCCATCGGCGCGGTGAAAATCAAAGGCAATAAAATCCTGATGTCCGAAAAGTTTGAGCTCTTCATCAAACCCAGCCGCGAGATCACGGAGAAGAGCATCAAAATCCATCAAATTCGCAATGTCGACTTGCAAAATGGCATCGCCCCACACGAAGCGATTGTCCAGTTTTTGCACTTCATCGGCTCACGCCCACTGGTCGGCTACTACCTTGAGTTTGACATCAAAATGATGAACACCTACGTCAAACCCTGGCTTGGCATCAACCTCCCCAATCCCCAAATCGAAGTGTCAGGACTCTACCACGATAAAAAAATTAAGTTCATTCCCGATGGCGTGATAGACCTGCGTTTTGATGTGATGATGAAAGAGTTGGGCTTGCCAATCTTCGGGAAGCATGACGCGCTGAATGACGCGGTGATGACGGCGATGATGTATATTAAATTGCAGAATGTTGAGAGGGTGTAGAGAAGCTTTTTTGCTTTACATGTAAACGCTATCTACAATTCTATCTTGATAATTTTCTATTATGTTAAATTTGAAAGCCAATTAGCCGTTCTTTGCATTAAATTCTTACATTCACCTGTGTATCCAAATATCAGTGTTTTCAAAAACTGATAGATGAAATAACAAATATAAAGAGCAAGAGCTAAAAGACTTCCTTCAAAAACCCAAATAAAATAAGATGGAAAAGCCAGTAATTTTGCTAAACCATAAACAAAGCTATTAAGGATCATTAAACCAATGAGTAGCCAACATACGAATCGTAATTCACACTTTAAAAATAACCACATTTAAATCCTCCATTTTAAGATTTTTATTTGGCTTTACATGTATATATTGAATTGTAGTTAGTCGTGACTTAAAAGATAATAGACCACGAGAGGAAAACTCCCCTCATGGCAAACGTTTAACGCGCTAAATGCACCGCTTTTATCATGTTAGTCAGTGCAGCTTTAGTCTCACTCCAGCCTCTGGTTTTAAGCCCGCAATCGGGGTTGATCCAGAGTTGCTCTTTGGGGAGCACTTGCAAGAACGCTTTGATCTGCTCGCTCATCTCTTCCACGCTGGGTACGCGCGGCGAATGGATGTCGTAGACGCCTGGTCCTATTTGCGCTTTGTAGTTTGCTTTTTGGAAAACTTTGAGCAGTTTATTGCCACTGCGTGAGGTCTCGATAGTGATGACATCGGCGTCCATTCGCTCTATCGTGTCGATGATGTCGTTGAAGTTGCTGTAACACATGTGTGTGTGAATTTGGGTTTGATCCCATGCGGTACCCACGGAAGCTTTAAAGCTCTCGACCGCCCATTTTTCATACGCTTTGATCTTCTCCGCGCGTAATGGATAACCCTCTTTGAACGCCGCTTCATCGACTTGGATGATCTTGATGTCATGACGTTGAAGCTCATCGACCTCTTCAGCGATGGCGGTGGCGACTTCGTAGGCGACCTCACTTTTAGGAATGTCATCGCGCACAAACGACCAGTTCAGAATCGTCACAGGTCCTGTAAGCATGCCCTTCATTGGCTTGTCGGTTAAACTTTGCGCGTAAACCGTCCAGTCAACGCTGAGGGGTTGTTTGCGACTCACGTGTCCGTATAAAAGCGGTGGCTTAACGCAACGGCTTCCGTAGCTTTGCACCCAACCATTTTGGCTGAATGCAAAACCCTCTAGCAGTTCGCCAAAATACTCAACCATATCGTTACGCTCGAATTCGCCATGTACCAAAACATCCAGCCCTAATTCTTCTTGGAACTCAACGCACTCTTTGATGGACGCTTTCAACGAAGTTTCATAAGCTTCTCGTGTAATCTCACCTTTTTTATAAGCATTGCGAACCGCTCGGGTCTCTTTGGTTTGCGGAAATGAGCCGATGGTGGTGGTCGGGAAAAGTGGCAAATTCAGCGCTTTTTGTTGCAAAGCAAAACGGGTGGCATACGCTGATCTGGTATAGAAAATGCCACTGCTTTTAACCGACGGTGCTTTTTGAGTGCATGCGCTTATCTCAGGTTTTTCTCTTTTCTCCCAAAGCGTGTTGATCTGCTCTAACTCTTCGAGTTTTTCAAGTGCAAAACTCAGGCGACTTTTGACTTCGGGTGCCAATTTTTCTTCAAACTTAGTTGAAAAAGGTACATGTAAAAGCGAGCATGAGGTGGAGAGGATGATGTTTTTTGCATCCACTTTTTCGCTTATTTTCTCTAGCAATGCGTACGTTTTGAAAGCATCGTTTTTCCACACATTGCGTCCATCGATGAGCCCAGCGATAAGCATTTTATCGTTTACATGTAAAAGCGCTTCAAGGTTCTCTTCGCCATAGACAAAATCAAGCCCTATCGCCCAAATAGGGCAATTTCCCAAGATTTCCACTGCTTCATTGGCTCGATCAAAGTACGTTATAACCGCGATCTTAAGATGGCGACTTACCGTTCCTAAACGCTCATACGCGATTCTAAGAAGGCTTAAAAATTTTGGCTCCAATGTTTTGGCAAAGAGTGGTTCATCGAACTGAACGATAATGTTTTCACCCAAACTTGAAATGGCTTGGAGCACTTTAGCGTACGCTTCCACGACATCATCAAAGAAGCCAAACAGATCACTTCCATCAACGGGGTTACAAAGCGCTAAAAAAGTCAATGGTCCAATAAGATTGATCTTAGGATCGATCCCAAGCGCTTTGGCTTCAATGTACTCATCGACGATTTTGGAAATGTCGACTTTGAACGCCATGTGTGCGTGAATCTCAGGAACGATGTAATGGTAATTGGTGTTAAACCACTTGGTCATCTCCATGGCGGAACGTTGCGCATCGCCCCTTGCCATCGCAAAATAGCGTTCGGTTTTATCTTCGATGCCTTGGAAGCGAGGAGGGATGGCGCCAAGCATTACCGCCGTGTCGAGCATTGTGTCGTACAGACTAAAGTCATTGCACGAAATAAAATCAACATGACGCTCTTTTTGGTAGTTCCAATGGCGCTCTCTGAGCGTTTTTGCAACTCTTTTTACCGTTTCAAAATCAGAATTCCCCGCCCAATACGCCTCTAGCGCAAATTTGAGCTCACGTTTTTCCCCAATGCGAGGAAAGCCCGTAACGTAGGTTTGTGACATAGTTATTTTCCTTAGTATCTTTACACCTCAAAAAAGCACTGCTTTTTGAGAAAATTAAGCCAGCTTCAATGCGTGGCAAAGCTCGTTGTTTAATGGTTGAAAGAAAGGAAAAAGTGGCGGATGGATGCCTGTTCGGCGGAAGCTAAAGTAGCGGCAATGGCAGTTGCATTTACGTCTTTTTTTGGCACGTTTGATGGCGGAGTGGGCGCGCTTTGCGAACAGTCGACTGCATTTACAAAGACGAGGGCGATACGTTGAGACAAATCCAAGAAGGGCAGAAGCGAGTGGCGGCGGATCGTCTTCAATCTCTTCAGGAGCGCAGGTATCAGCAAAGAGTCGAGCGGTGTGCAATAGGCGTGCGTGTTGGCGTTTGGTTTTGTATTCGATGGTCGAAGCTTGAATGGAAGCGAGCCTAAAGTAGCCCTTTTTGCCAAAGCCCAGAGGCAGTCTCACGTGATCCACGTCCTTGTACTATGATGGCGGCATTATAGCATAATAGACTTCTTGCATAATCTAATGCAATGGCATTGTTCTCACAAGAGACAATAGCGAGGCACATTTTTGAGTCATAGCTAAAGCTATGGCGATGAAATGTAACGAAGGCTAGTGTTTCTTGTGAGAACAACCCTACGGGCAAGTGTGAAAAGAAAATTCTAACTTCGTTAAAAAATCTCACCTTGCAATAAGCAAGGCTTCAATTTTTTGCCTTGTTATAACTTCTTTTGACACTTGTGCCACTGCATTAGGTTATGCAAGAAGTCTAATAGTTTACATGTAAAAACTATTTACCAAAGTTAGGTAAAATAATACAACGAATTTTTCAAGGAGCATGTCCATGGAAGTGGTAAAAACCGTTGTATTATTGACCTTAATGAGCGTGTTGTTTGTCTGGGTTGGTGGCATGATGGGTGGAACGCAGGGGATGATGATCGCGCTTGTATTGGCAGGTGTGATGAACTTTGTGAGCTATTTTTACTCCGACACATTGGTGCTTCGTCACTACAATGCGGTGCCTGTAACACGTGAAGCTGCCAATGGACTTTACATCATCGTTGAGCGTTTAAGTCAAAAAGCCAATCTGCCTCTGCCTCAAATCTACATCATCCCTGATTCCGTTCCAAATGCCTTTGCAACAGGGCGCAATCCCTCGCATGCGGCCGTTGCCGTTACCGAAGGGCTTTTGCAACTTTTGGACGATGAAGAAGTCGAAGCCGTTTTAGCGCATGAGCTGAGTCACGTGAGACATTACGATATTTTAGTCGGAACCATTGCGGCGACTATCGCAGGCGCCATTGGCGTGATTGCCAATATGATGCAATTTGGCGCGATGTTTGGAGGGAGCAGGGAAAACAGACCCAATCCTATCGTGATGATTGCTCTTGCGATCATCTTACCACTTGCTGCTGCGGTCATTCAGATGGCAATCAGTCGCAACCGTGAATACATGGCAGATGAAGGCTCGGCGCGCTTGACAGCGCATCCTGAGTGGTTGCAAAGTGCGCTTGCAAAGCTTTCAAGCTACAACGCGCAAGGGATGGTGCATGAGGCAACGCCTGAGAGTGCACATATGTTTATCATCAACCCTTTTGCGGGTAAACATATCTCCTTTGCGTCACTTTTTTCGACGCATCCGTCCACGGAAGATCGGATTGCAAGGTTAGAAGAGTTAAAATTCGAGATAAAATAATTTACATGTAAAGGTTGAAAATGAAAAAATCACTGAGTGAAATTCCAAGTACACCGCTTCAAGCAGGCGAGGGTGCGAGTATGCAGATGCTCATCTCTCCAGAAATTGCACCTCATTTTGCGATGCGCAAATTTGTCATTAAAAAAGAGGGACACATGCCCTTTCATACCAATACGGTCGAGCATGAGCAGTATATTTTAAAAGGCAAAGCGCGCGTTCAATTGGGTGACGAGAGTTTTATCGCAGTCAAAGATGACATCATCTTTGTTCCAGCGGGTGTTCCGCATTCATACCAAGTGATCGGCGATGAAGATTATGAATTTTTATGTTTAGTTCCCAATCACGAGGATACGATTGAGATGGTGAAAGCCACACCACGCGTAGAGTGTGGTTGTTAAGTAAGAAGCCTTTTTAAGGCTTCTTACGCACGGCGTAGTTGTCCTAAATAAGCATACCCTTCTTCCCATGACCCAATGTCACTAAAGCTGTTGATATGACCTTTATCGCCGACATTGACCAACGCACTTCCCCATGCTTTGGCTAAGCCTTGCGCATAACTAAGACTCGCGTAAGGATCGTTGGTGCTGGCAATGATGATACTTGGAAAATCAAACAAGCCCATTGGTGTGGTTTCAAATCCTTCGACATTGCTTGGAAAAACGTCTGAGTTTGGATCGGGTGGGGCGACAAGAAGCGCTCCTTTGATGGACGAGTGCATTTTTTGCGCGTCCCAATGGGCGATCACTAAGCATGCAAGGCTGTGCGCAACAAGGACAACCTCTTCGCCTGCTTGGGCGACTTCTTCTTCAAGTTTTTCGATCCACTCTTTGCAAATGGGATGATCCCAATCCCTTTGAATTACACGTTTAAAGTCAGGATTTTCTCTCTCCCAAAACGTTTGCCAATGCTCGTCCCCTGAGCCTTGATACCCTGGTAATATAAGCACAGATGTTGCCATAAATCCCTCATTTGATCAAATTAAAGAACTATTGTAGTCTAGCCTCACTTAATTAAGAGCGAGTAGGCTATGATAATGGCAAAAAATAAGGAGTTTTCATGCGCATTTTTGCTCAACAAACGGCGATGTTACTCGTGGATGTTCAAGAGCGTCTTTTTGGGCATATTGAGGGGCACGATGAACTTGAAAAGCATCTGTTGGTACTGCTTCAAGGGCTTCAAAGCTTAGACATTCCCATTGTCTGCAATCAGCAATACACCAAAGGATTGGGTGAGACGATACAGAGTATTCGCTTACTTTTAGGCGACGTTGAGATTTATGAAAAACGTACCTTTAGCTGTTGCCAAAATCCAGACGTGATGGAAGCGCTTAAAGCCTTACATGTAAAGCGTGTCATCGTCGCAGGCGTGGAGAGCCATGTGTGCATTTTGCAAAGCGTGTTGGATCTGTTAGACGCAGGATTTGAAGTCATCGTCTGTGCCGATGCTCTCGGTTCGCGCAAAGCAAAAGACCATGAACTGGCACTCTTACGAATGACTCAAGAAGGAGCACGTGTTGGCTCAGTGGAATCACTGCTGTTTGAGCTTTTACGCAGTGCCGATCATGCGCAGTTTAAGACGATTAGCAACTTAGTCAAAGCGCTCTAAACGTTTTACATGTAAAGAAGTTTAGGACTTCTTTACATAGTATGAGAGACGATGGTCGGTGTGTTTTGTAAAATAATTATTGTCAGGAATGATGTCCGCATGCCCTAAAAAGAGCTTGCCTTCAGGTTTGAGAAGCGTGGCAAAACGCTCGATGGTTTTGAGGCGAAAATCGTCATCAAAGTAGATCAGCATATTACGTGAAAAGATGATGTCAAATTTCCCTAAAGAGAGAAATTCGTGCTCAAAGATATTGACTTTAGTGAACGAAACAGAGCTGAAATACTCTTTTTTAACACTAAAATAGCGCTCTTCTTGTGTGAAAAATTTCTCTTTCAAGCGTGCTTCTAATTTATGCAAAGAGCGCTCGGAGAAGAGCCCTTTTTGCGCTTTTTCGATCGCTTCAGAGTTGATGTCAATGCCCGTGATGCTAAAATCTCTTGGCTCTCGTTTACGCTCTTGCATCATCATGGAAAGAGAATATACCTCTTCTCCCGAAGCGCAAGGAGCGCAGAGAATCTTGACATTGGGAATGGCAAGGGCAAAATTAACTGCCATGTCGAGTTGTGCCTCTTCACGGTAGAAGTAGGTTTCATTGACCGTCACAAGATCGATCAAATCTTGCCTAAGGCCTTTATCGCTTTGCAACGCTTCAAAGAGTTTACGAAAACTGTAAATCTCTTTGCGTTCGCAAAAAAGGCGAAGTTTGGTTTCGATGACGCTGTTTTTCGCAAACAGATCCACACCAATCTCACGTTTGATGTAATGCAGTAGATCGTGGAGTCCAAAGGTATTGAACTCTTTTGGGGCTGAAACTTCGTGTTTCTGTGCAATTTCAGGCTCTTTTTTCTTGTTAAAAAACCACATCAAGACGCTCCAAAGGTTTTAATAATTTGTACGATTTCATCCAAGGCAAACGAAGTGATATTAGGATTAATCTCCACCGCGCGCTTTGGCATGCCATAAACTATAGCACTTTTTTCACTCTCTGCGATACATTGTGCGCCATGTTTTTGCAATTCGCTCAGTCCATTGGCACCATCGTGCCCAATTCCCGTAAGCAGCACCGCTAAAATCTCAGCGTGACCAATGCACTCAACTGCCGAAGAGAAGAGCGAATCAATGCTTGGATTGTACGGGGTTTCACCCTCATCCATGGGCTCAATGCGCGTGCAATCGGCTTGCTTTAGACGGCAATTTTGAGGACAGATGTAGACATGCGACGCGTGCAAGTTCATTCGCGCATCCACAGCATGGACGGGCAGGTGTAACTCATTTTGAAATTGACTGATAAAGCTTGGAATAAAGGTTGCATTCATGTGTTGCGCAATAATAATTGACCCATTGTACGTTGCAGGAATCACCGATAAAATCTTTTTTAAATGACCAGGGCCTCCGGTGGAGGCTCCGATCAACACAATTTTAGGTTTCATTGATCTCCACGTTTAGTGTCATCAATCATCCAGTAAAGGTTCATACGAACCCCTGCGCCACTGGCACCAAACTGGTTGTATCCCCACGCTTTTTCAATGTAAGCAGGTCCTGCGATGTCAAGATGAAGCCATTTGTCTTTATGTGCTTCTTCGATGAAATTATCTAAAAACAGACCCGCGGTGATAGCGCCACCGTAGCGACTGGAGCTAATGTTGGACATGTCAGCAACCGAGCTTTTGAGAAGCTTTTTAAGGTATTTGTTAAACGGAAGGGAACCACTTAGTTCGCCACTCGCCGTTGAGGCTTTGAGCATCGAGTGTTTTAGCTCACTGCTATGCCCCATAATGCCTGTGGTAAACTCACCCAATGCCACCACGCACGCACCTGTGAGCGTTGCCATATCGACCAAAAGATCGGGGCCAAGCTCTTGGGCATAACATAAGCAATCCGCGAGCACCAAACGTCCCTCAGCATCGGTGTTACGTACTTCGATGGTTTTACCGTTTTTTGCCACTAAAACATCATCGGGTTTATAGGCATTGCCTCCGATCATATTTTCCGTTGCGCCAATGATCGCATGAATTTCATACGGAAGCGCTAAGGTTGCTGCACCTTTTAAGATCGCCATAACCGCAGCAGCGCCACTTTTATCGGCTTTCATCGTGACCATATGTTCACTCGGTTTGAGGCTCAGTCCACCGCTATCATACGTTAATCCTTTGCCCACATAGACCAGACGTTTTTTAGCATTTTCAGGTTTGTAGGTCAGATGAATTAAGCGAGGCGGATGCACGCTTGCACGGTTGACGGCAAGGAACGCATTCATGCCTTGCTCTTTTAAAAAGGTCTCATCCATCACTTTACATGTAACGTTGGGAATCGAGGCCAAGGTTTGTGCAACATCGGCAAGAGCGATGGGTGTCATCTCTTCAGGGGTTGCGTTGACGATGGCTTTGGCAAAGTTGGTCGCTTCTGCAATCGCAGTGGCGACACGAAGCGCCTCAGTCGCTGTTTGCATGGAAACATCCACGCGACTGTAATCTTCCAAGCAGATGATAATTTTTTCGATCGAAGAAGACTCTTTTTTACTTTTGTAGGTATCAAACGTGTAGCTTCCAAGGATAAACCCTTCCACCAACGCTTTGATATTTAAGCCTGGGCAATCGTTCGAATAAGTTCCAATGCAGAGGCTTCTCAGTTTCGTTTTTTTGAGCGCGTCCAACGCTTTCGCCGCGGCGAGACGAATCTCATCGGCATCGAGTGAGTCGCATCCGACGTAGAGTGTTTTACTCTCTGCCACAAAAAGGCTCTCTTCACTCTCTCCTTTAAAGCCTAAAAGTGTTAGAGTCTCTTTATCGCTGATGGACGCGTGGTCTAAATTTTTATCGATAACAAGGACGATTTTGGCGTCGGCTTGTGTTTCACTGATTTTCTGATTGTTGAGGTGTATTTGCATGTTTTTCCTTAAATGTCTTGTCGGTAACTTTGTGAAAATAGTACGAGATTCCTCCACCAATAATAGCTGCTAGTGGAAGCGCAAAATACCAATGCTCTTTTGCCCAGTGAATAACGATGAGAATTTCCTGACCAAAGTACCATGTCGGTACAATGGTGAGGGCTGCCCAAAACCACGCTGAGATGAGATTGATACAGGCGAACATCTTTCCGCTGTAGCGGGTGAGTCCTATGGAGATAGGAATAACGGTGCGAAGACCGTAGAGATAGCGTTGAATAAAGATAATCGGCCAGCCGTATCGTTTGAGTAAAAGATGCGCAAGAGCAAGTTTACGGCGTTGTCCGCGAAGTTTTTTATAGACGAATTTTTTATTGAAACGACCGATGTAAAAATAGACTTGATCGCCTGCAAAACCACCCAGCCCTGCGACGAAAATCGCAAGAAAAAGATTCATATCGCCTGTGTGGGTGAGAAGCCCTGCCATCACCAGACCCATCTCGCCCTCTAACATTCCCCAGAAGAAGAGAATGATATAGCCGTACTCTTTCATCAAATAGAGAAATTTATTCTCCAACCCTTCCACGGGTGCCATGTACAAAACATAGCCTAGAACAGAGAGAATAACGATCATAAAAAGAGCGAAAAGT
Above is a genomic segment from Sulfurospirillum halorespirans DSM 13726 containing:
- a CDS encoding DMT family transporter; protein product: MKQERIDLIGIVFLLIAMLTWASSFIALKAVLGILGPMSAMFGRMVIASLCFVYFIKQFSKLEFTKRDVKYILLLTFFEPCLYFIFEAKALQLTTASQAGMITSMMPLMTAIAASFVLKEYLSKRIVVGSILAVAGAVWLSLGAQSSEHASNPLLGNFLEFCAMVCGTWYAISVRYLSQRFSALFLTAVQAFVGTLFFFPLAVWESWGVPINLSWEALGWLCYLGVIVTLGGYGMFNLALSRIEASRASVFVNLIPVFTVLLAYIFLGEVLSQTEMMASFVIFGGIIVSQLPRFRAKERLL
- a CDS encoding arylesterase → MELFNVRNLILIILLIVGINYYRSTQEINAQSLSLPLDTKILAFGDSLTYGYGVTRDKNYPTVLGDLLHVNVINEGVNGELSEQGLARLASVLARHKPDILVLCHGGNDILRKKDLTQTQNNLSQMVKMAKEKGVYVLLVGVPTFDILTFNVPSFYYEVAKENGIEIEDSSLKKIMDGENLKSDQVHPNAEGYELMAKNIAKILSEEYHPSAKSF
- a CDS encoding putative nucleotidyltransferase substrate binding domain-containing protein, producing the protein MSMHDLEAFLRSIHPFQLLSKAEMAKAIGAMNIAYYKKETLLLSPSKPAEFLYIIIKGEVGEFHEEELLKVYSKSNSFDADALIYAKSENSFKVLEELICYELKKEDFLSLLDSNKTFKAYFIQDLANKIQSAKAKEYTTELSGFMMARVQDSYLHEPTIVEKECSIMEALRQMEAKKSSCIIVRSGEGYEYGIVTDSVVRRHVLFNEYDKHAAIGPIALHPIITIEADDYLFNALLSFTKHSIKRIVVTRDGEIIGILEQLDLLSYFANHTYLVAVQIRKATTIDELKQASSDLISIVHKLHVKGTKVDYIAKLISEINEKIYEKLYAMIVPEELATKACLIVMGSEGRKEQLLKTDQDNALIIDDAMDESLYIPYMQRFTATLIAFGFPRCEGNIMVSNPYWCKHKSAYHKEIVRWFDAPSMEDVMNLAIFFDAIPVAGNASMLRSLKAEVFEYVEEQSPFLANFAKAATAFETPIGIFTNLIAQNNKIDVKKGGIFPIVQGIRALALEHKIEPTDTVTRIKKLAKLDIIDADFAGALIEALDTLLNLRLKERLARGEEKGLDNFVNIENLNQLELELLKDSFKIVNKFKKFLTHHFKLSMVI
- a CDS encoding 3'-5' exonuclease codes for the protein MLSSFFAKRNAKKLKDEQYRFLFEEAPEDEVVVFDTETTGLSPKNDEILSIGAVKIKGNKILMSEKFELFIKPSREITEKSIKIHQIRNVDLQNGIAPHEAIVQFLHFIGSRPLVGYYLEFDIKMMNTYVKPWLGINLPNPQIEVSGLYHDKKIKFIPDGVIDLRFDVMMKELGLPIFGKHDALNDAVMTAMMYIKLQNVERV
- the metE gene encoding 5-methyltetrahydropteroyltriglutamate--homocysteine S-methyltransferase, translating into MSQTYVTGFPRIGEKRELKFALEAYWAGNSDFETVKRVAKTLRERHWNYQKERHVDFISCNDFSLYDTMLDTAVMLGAIPPRFQGIEDKTERYFAMARGDAQRSAMEMTKWFNTNYHYIVPEIHAHMAFKVDISKIVDEYIEAKALGIDPKINLIGPLTFLALCNPVDGSDLFGFFDDVVEAYAKVLQAISSLGENIIVQFDEPLFAKTLEPKFLSLLRIAYERLGTVSRHLKIAVITYFDRANEAVEILGNCPIWAIGLDFVYGEENLEALLHVNDKMLIAGLIDGRNVWKNDAFKTYALLEKISEKVDAKNIILSTSCSLLHVPFSTKFEEKLAPEVKSRLSFALEKLEELEQINTLWEKREKPEISACTQKAPSVKSSGIFYTRSAYATRFALQQKALNLPLFPTTTIGSFPQTKETRAVRNAYKKGEITREAYETSLKASIKECVEFQEELGLDVLVHGEFERNDMVEYFGELLEGFAFSQNGWVQSYGSRCVKPPLLYGHVSRKQPLSVDWTVYAQSLTDKPMKGMLTGPVTILNWSFVRDDIPKSEVAYEVATAIAEEVDELQRHDIKIIQVDEAAFKEGYPLRAEKIKAYEKWAVESFKASVGTAWDQTQIHTHMCYSNFNDIIDTIERMDADVITIETSRSGNKLLKVFQKANYKAQIGPGVYDIHSPRVPSVEEMSEQIKAFLQVLPKEQLWINPDCGLKTRGWSETKAALTNMIKAVHLAR